From the genome of Prunus persica cultivar Lovell chromosome G8, Prunus_persica_NCBIv2, whole genome shotgun sequence:
CCTCTAACCTGAAAACAATGGTGGCTGACTGTGACTGGTCGGATCTTCCTCAAGAACTTGTTATCTCCATTGCCAACCGGATAGTTTTGATGGAGGATTTTACTGCTTTTGGTGCGGTTTGCAAATCATGGAGATCAGCCGCCACCAAGGAAATCTTCACCAGTCGAATAACACATCAGGTTCCATTCCTTAATAATCATGTCAGattttgatttcaaaatttgTTATAAGGGACGATTTTATGCCGTGAGCGGTGATGGGAGCGTTTGGGTTTGCGACACCGAAAACCCTAAGCAAGCAAAGGCAAAGGTTGTTGTTCCAGCGGTGCCAGGAGAAGTTCTGCCTTCAGCTCGTAGAAAGGTAAATCTGGTGGAATCAGCAGGCGACTTATTAGTGGTTTTCACTAACGAATTCAGAGACGACCTCCCAAGCCCTAAGTTTAGGGTTTTCAAGGTGCCTTTGAGGGATGGCAAGTGGCACTTAGACTCGGAAGTGAAGGACTTGGGTAATAGAACCCTATTTTTGGGTCGTGATAGTCCTTCATTCTCTATTGTCAGCTCGTGCTGCTCTGGATTCAAGCCCAATTGCATATACTTTTTATTCACATTATATGGCCACTGGGTTTTCGGTGTTTTTCATATGGAAGATGGAACAGCTGAGAAACATTTTTGGTCCCCTTACTGGGGGAAACCGTGTTTCTGGAAAAggccttttcttttgtatgaACTACAAAGAGCATGGTCAGCAGAATTCAGCATGGTCGGTTGAAAACGGTAGCAGAAAGCTGCAATGCAAAGCAAACATACGAAGCTATCCAGATTTGGCAGGGTGCCTCTGCAAGAACTTGCCAtgaaaaccgagtatagctctggctatactcttttgaaaaaatagaacGAGtctagccgctcggctatactattcctTGAAAAAATACAGAGCCGAGTATGAttcgtttaaaaaaaatatcgagtatagccggccggctgtACCATTCCTTAAAAAATATGGAgccgagtatagccgatcggctatactatttctctaaaaaataacaaaactgagtatagccgcacggcgtTACTATTTctccaaaaataattttaaaaacccagtatagccggccggctataccatttcttattaaaaaaaaagaagaattaaattatataattacttaagaaattttgaataaattaatccaaaaaataagatactaaaaaatgaaaaaaaaaaacttcttcGTCTCCCTCTCACTCTCGTCCTCTCGTCCTCCCCCAATTTACCATCAGACCACAAGCACAACCAACCCAAAGccacccaccaccaccactccaacCCCAATCCCATCTAATCCCAATCTCAGACAGCCACTCTGTTTCTCAGACAATCCAAGGCAAGCCTAGTCGTCATTCGCATCACAACCACCATCATTTCTCTCCTCTTGCCGTCTCTATGCCTCTCTCTCATTAAAGAACAAGTAAGATTTGGTTCTTAGGGTTTTCCAATATTATCTTGTATTGCTGACCCAGCAGTGGATCTGATATAGGACAACCTctcaaattttcctttttcgacgaatttgattttcttttgccATCTTGATTAGATTCTCAAAATCCTTTTCTTTGTAGCCCCAATTCACTTTCACGTTTTCATAAGCAGAGAGTTGTGTAGGGGAATTGACAAACTTTGATGATGGCCTGTAACCTGAAAACCACGGTGGCTGACTGGTCGGGTCTTCCTCAAGAACTTGTCGTCTCCATTGCCAAACAGATAGCTTTCTTGGAGGATTTTATTGCTTTTGGTGCAGTCTGCAAATCATGGAGATCAGCCGCGGCCAAGGAAAACTTTACCAGTCGATTAAAACATCAGGGCCCATTTCTTATGCTCCCACAGGAACATGGAGCTGCCATCCGTAAGATTTAGAGCTTCACAGACTGTAAGGTTCGCGATCTCAATCTGCCAGAAGCTGAGGGCAAAGTATGTTGTTCTTGTTCAGGATGGCTAATCACTTTACAAGGTTTGCAATTTAATCTGCTGCATCCTTTAAATCGTTCACAAATTAAGTTGCCTCGTTTTACAGATTCTAGTGCAAAACTTTCACCAGTAAGCATGACAGATTTTCATGCCATAAAGAAATTTGTCCTCTCATCAAACCCTGCTTGGACATCAGATTATACAATCATGCTTCTTTATGACTGTAAACAATTGGCATTTTGCAAACCAAGTCAGGATCGATATTGGACAAGTATGGATTTAGTTCACATCCAGTTGATATAACTTGTTACAAGGGACGATTTTATGCCGTAAGCCATAATGGGAGGGTTTCGGTTTTCGACATTGAAAACCCTACCAAGGAAGCAAAAACTGAGGTTGTTGTTCCACGGCTGCCAAGGGAACTACTTGTACATATTTCTCCTGGTAGAGTGAAGTCTTTGGTGGAGTCAGCAGGGGACTTATTAGTAGTTTCGGCTCATGAAGAAGGTTACGAACGAGCTCCTAAGTTTAGGGTTTTCAAGGTGCCTTTGAGGGATGGCAATTGGCAGTTAGACTCGGAAGTGAAGGACTTGGGTAATAGAACCCTATTTTTGGGTGATAATAATACTTCATTCTCTGTTTTGGCCTCGGACTACTCTGGATGCGAGCCGAATTGCATATACTTTTTTTCATACATATCTCAGCAGTACATATATTCCCGGCAGCCTCATAACTATCTTTTACCTTCAAGAGAGAACATAGACATTGgtatttttcatatgaaaaATGGAAGAATTCAGGAACACTTTTATTGGGAACAAAGAAGGTTCCCTACCTTTGGGACACCTTGTTTGTGGATTCAACCGAAATTTTTAGAGGGAAATTCTTGCTTTGCGCCAACTACCAACAAAGTCACAGGGAGTTACAGGAAAAAACAAAGTCGAATGTGCTTAAGCCCTTGGGTTTAGTCCAAATGGCGAGTgaggaaattttttatttttttttggaaagttACTTTTCTCTTTGTAGTGAAGAATATCAATGGAATTCTGCTGCTTTTGATTGGATTAAGGCTAATAGTGATTCTGTTAAGGAGGCTGATAGAGTGCAGGCTTTTTTGCTTGGAACCCTCCTGAACTTGGCCAATTAAAACTGAATGTGGAATGGCTCTGGGAAGAGTGCCTCAGGTCTTATTGGAGCAGGAGGGGTTATTCGCGATTCCTCTGGTGTTTGGATTGCTGGCTTTGCTGTGAACTTGGGTCAAGGCCAGATTTTGGAGGTTGAGGTTTGGGGATTATATTTTGGGCTTTAGTTGGCCTTGGACAATGGTATCTCTAATCTTCTTGTTGAGGTGGATGCTGCAATTGCTGTGTCTCTTGTTCAGCAAATTGGTACATTGAATTGTCACCCTCTTGCTGTGTTGGTGGATAGCTGTTGTGTTCTTATGAGGCGTATTGGCAACTGTCACCTTGCTCATGTTTACAGATAATAGAATTTTGTAGCAGATTGTATGGCTAACTGGAGCTCCAATTTAGACCTAGGAGTTTGCTATTTTGATGATGCTCCTGCCCGGGTTACCTCCTTCTTAGTGGATAATATGTTAGGCCTCGCTAAACCCTTGATAGGTCTCGT
Proteins encoded in this window:
- the LOC18767171 gene encoding F-box protein SKIP23, producing the protein TIGILQTKSGSILDKYGFSSHPVDITCYKGRFYAVSHNGRVSVFDIENPTKEAKTEVVVPRLPRELLVHISPGRVKSLVESAGDLLVVSAHEEGYERAPKFRVFKVPLRDGNWQLDSEVKDLGNRTLFLGDNNTSFSVLASDYSGCEPNCIYFFSYISQQYIYSRQPHNYLLPSRENIDIGIFHMKNGRIQEHFYWEQRRFPTFGTPCLWIQPKFLEGNSCFAPTTNKVTGSYRKKQSRMCLSPWV